One genomic region from Streptomyces sp. NBC_01304 encodes:
- a CDS encoding YrdB family protein, producing the protein MNVTLALANNDAMLAIRFLLELVSLFCLAVGTWRRVPSPWRWLLVIAVPVAVGWAWGSFAVPDDPSRSGESDVHTPGPVRLLLELTVFFGAVAALHLTGLRRAARWLLVVMVAYQVLAYDRIGWLLTH; encoded by the coding sequence GTGAACGTCACGCTGGCGCTCGCCAACAACGACGCCATGCTCGCGATCCGCTTCCTTCTCGAACTGGTCTCCCTGTTCTGTCTGGCGGTTGGGACCTGGCGCAGGGTCCCCTCCCCATGGCGTTGGCTGCTGGTCATCGCGGTGCCCGTCGCCGTGGGCTGGGCGTGGGGTTCCTTCGCCGTACCTGATGACCCGTCCCGTTCCGGTGAGAGCGACGTCCATACGCCAGGACCGGTGCGCCTGCTCCTCGAACTGACCGTCTTCTTCGGTGCGGTGGCCGCCCTCCACCTGACCGGCCTGCGCCGCGCGGCCCGTTGGCTTCTAGTGGTCATGGTCGCCTACCAAGTACTGGCCTACGACCGAATCGGGTGGCTGCTCACCCACTGA